tctttttttgcatttcaagattgattttgttgctcaaatttcatttatttcacaCTTCGTGACTCtctcacgctgccatctccaTCCCATAACCATAGCCGGACCTTCGTTGTCGACAATTTTGCTCTCGCTAATCCTCAATGTCTTAGATCTACTGCCACACGTGCTCATTGGACTTGGCAATGCCAAACGCCCATCTCTAGCTGCGCCGCGTTGCCGTGTACGTGCCTGTGAGAGTGTTTCccttttgcaattttccagcTAAATGGCATACATTAATTAACGGTTTTGTGCGACAGACGACGGCGCGCTCGGGTCCAggttcagattcagattcaggtGCCGGGCACAGACCCCCGGAACTGGCATTCATTCTGACCCGCTCTCTCACACTCGGCTCGCTACGAAAAAGATTAATGGTGCGCTATTAATGTGTAATGACAAATGTTAGTGCCCTGGCCCCCGGTCAACCCCCACTccgtgcttgtgtgtgtgtgtgtgagatcTCACTCTGACATTGAATGGATTTTGTAGCCTGTCCTTCCATTTGCCGAAAAtgattgaaataaatatttaattaaagttccaaagtgcaacagcagcagcacaaaaacgGGCTccgacaacaaacaaagaaacgaACAACTTTTGCTCTAAATTCTCATAAAAAATTCAATGGCACGCTCCTCTCCACGGCAGACAGACAACAGAATATAGCGACAGGtacagggagagggacagaaaGAGGAGCAGCGACAACGATATGCAATAAAGTGCGGGCAGCAAAATGTGTCACCGTGttacaaataaaaccaaatgtGGAGTGGCAAAACGAATTGGCAAATGCTCTTAAATGCAGAAAGCTTAGGAGAGAAGGTAGCCGCAAGAGAGACGAAAGTCCAAGCAGCAAGAGAGACGAAAGTTCGAATTGATGTGCAATGCGAAGAGAGTGCTAGGTCAGGAATGAAGGCAAGGGCGGGCATGCGGAATTGCCCGTGCGCTTAtgcaagcgagagagcgatagaTCGATGCAGCGGCAGATTAAGAGAGCGACAGATCGAGAGAGCGTAGCGATGGCAACGGACAGAAAGAAAGGTGTGGGATGAAGATTCGAAAAAACGGCTGCATGGGCTGATGCCGTGGGGGAGAGACTGTGCGCTTACAGTGGGCAgcgcaaatggcaaacaatgatTAGGATTTACTCTACAGCTGCACCGCTGACTAATATTTGGCTACTTACCCAAGCAATAagtgtgcataaaaatatcTTGTAACCTAAGCTGTGTAACAGATTTGTGTACGCACAAAGAGATCATAAAATTCCACATACTCTTTATCCCAAATAAaagcaccaaaaacaaagcaaagtcAGAAGCAAGCTCcatcaacaataacaacaacagctgcaacaacatcaAACGTCAGCGTCACAAGTGACAACAACAGGCAGAGCATTAGCAACGCACACGACGCAGTGAATCCAGAGATCTCTCTACGAGAACAAGAGAGACGAGAGACCAGATACGGTTGGGAGCGGGTGGTGCGGTAGGGAGAGATTGGATCAGTGTGTAGCTACGACACCGGACACTTTGGccaactgttgttgttgtggcaaacaagtaaataaatgaCAAACTAAAGCcaaattaagtaaataaaattgttgccGCTGTCAGGCGCATAAAGTGACGTctgacacggacacggacacgaaaCATGGGCACGGGACATACAGGACACGGTAGCCGGACATACTCTGACAGAACATACAGAACATGTGGTGCTCTGGCAGGCGTACATAGGTTGAggctctctctgtccctggcATCAGACGTCGCAGCCACAGGGCCTTGAGTTGAGGCGCTCTGACAGACAGGCCTGAAAATGTCACCaagaaaaacatttgccacaaaaaatagATAAAACCGAAACAAAAGTTAAGGCTAAGATCTGACTGAGGTTAAAGGTCGGCGCAGAGGCAACGATATGCTTGAGGTTAAAGGTCGACAGAGAGGCAAACATATGATTGGGGTTAAAGGTGTAGACAGACTTTAATGTGGTGGGGGGTAACAAGTGCAGCaccaaattaaaaacaaacaaccaaaaagtGCGATAACCTTTGGGGTCTTTTCAGTACATTGGGCCTAGACAAATGTTTCAGCCCAAAGTGGAGTAGTTCCCTCTCCCCTCCATGCCTCCATTTGGGCAGACAAACGCTGACATGTGTCAGAAGGAAAAGCGCACAATTTATCAAAGGCAAACAATAATGGAACAGtagaaggaaaaacaaatgggAATGATCTGAAGACCATAAAATACTCAGTAGTTACAGCAATTTGTTGGTAATATATTGGAAATATATCTAAATAATATTCTGCAAAGGTACAAATTTCGAAAATTACAAATCAGCATTAAGTGCACTGCCCActgtgcataatttttgctACCTGCTTAAGCTTACGCACGGCGGCGGCCGTTTTCGTCTCTCGAAAAGCTGCGTCGAAGTTGTGCTCTCGCGCTCCCACATATCGTTCGAGCTTCCGCTAGCAGCAGCGCTGAGCTATTCTATCGCTGTCCtactctcactcactctcatTCGCTTCGAAGATCATTTGCACAGTGCACTGGCAACATTAGGCACGTCGTTCATTTGCAGTTGATCGAGAGCATACTTAAGCAATCAGCTCGAAAAGTCTTTCTGCCTTTTATAAATGCCTCCGTTAAACTCAACACAATATCCTCCACGAATACCGTGTaccaaaaaagccaaaagaaataaGATGTGATGAGTAGACAATGAGGAAACggaaaaaatccaaaaactaTACAGCCAACCAGCAAcaataagaaaaaaacagcaatTGAGGCGCAAAGCTTTAAAGCGacaaatggaaacaaaagcTAAGAGGGAGGGGGGGAGGGTGGAGAGTGTGACAGTCCGATGGAGTGGCACTGGTAGGAGGAAGTGTGACAGTCCGTTGGAGAGGCACTGTAGAGAGGAGATGGTCACGCAAATCCGAGTCCAAGCCAAGACAAGAGCTTagaagcggcagcggcagctgcagaaggagaACAAGAAGAACGACGTTGACGACAATGGAATTGGTCAGGCAGAGATacgagcagcaaaaggaacagtaagagagagagagctaagaGAGTGGGGAAGCGAGAGACAAGTTCTGGTTGATGATACGTAAGCCAAATGAAAAATCGACTCCCAAGTgggccggctggctggctgtccctgtaggagtacgagtatgtgggcACATCCGACTCACATCCTCATTCAtcacacagccagcagccagagcacccaccaaacacaaaaaaaaaacgggaaccaaaagaagaaagtAACTTCCGCCAGGGCTCAGAGAAAAGCTCTTctctgttctccctctctctcattgCTGTCTTTCTGGCTGCGattacttttttgtttatgtctGCGATTATCCGGAGCAATGGCTGTATGATATTTTCGCTGACCACGCCTACATAATGTTCCATATGGGACAGGACAGGGTATGACGAAAAGCAGGATTTGTTGGTAGAAAAATCTGCATACTGAGTGGCATTTAAATGAAGTTTTAGCAtcttaaattatattattaaaatattttctattttgtactctttaaatgaaatgttaaatattttcaccCAAAGCTTTCCCTTTTTAGAGTAAAATCTCTTCGTTGCACAGCAGCCAAAAGTcacatttttttatgattttaattttcGGTACaaatttgttgacatttttgttttgtttaatgagAATCTGCTGGGACTTTTTATGCCATGcggtttttattgttgtttgctctGTGTGTTGGGACTCTCTGTGGAATCCCATCCTCCGCCCCGTCTAGTTTTGTGTTTCATTAAGATTCGTCCCCCtctttctgttattttttgtcaTTGTCGAGAGTCGGCAAACCCTGCCCTGTGCAAAAACTAATGTTGACTTTGGGCTGACCCGTTTTCTCTCTCACAtatgaaaatacaaaacataAGAGCGGCAAAAAATGGCAATAATTATAGCAGCTGGGGTCACAGTACAGTACAGTAAAAAAAGGTTCCATATCCATGTGCATTGCGTATGGTTTTTGCTGCGGTTGGTCCGGTTTTTGGTCCGGTtgcgtttgctgttttttagTGGGGTTTTTGTgtaagcaaagcaaaatgcaattacacTCGTATCTATTGCAattgtctctctcgctcgctcactctctgtgtgtgagtataTTTGTTCAAGTTAtgttttgtaattttcatATTGAGGTCACTGCTACTGACAGTAATTTATAAAagtttttgttcattttttgcGCGGAGTAGCGcagggcaaaaaaaaaggtcaaGAGTTTTGCTCATTTGTTGCCGAACTAGAAGCTTGAGGGGTGAAGGTTGTTGTGTTGCATGTAAATAAATGGATGAATATTGCTGCAAGGGTGTGGAAGTTAGATTAAACCACATGGAGGTGGAACTCATATGCCAAATgtccaaataaaataaagtaagaAACGTAtttgtgaaattaaaatatgaattttgCATGtggtaaatataatttaagtaAAAACATTTAGTAGAAATActagaaaatatttctaaacTATTTTTACAGCTGTTGCAGACTTGCCGATAAATAAAACCAAGAACAAGGAACCAAAACTGTTGGTTCGTGCATTGATTTCCAAGATTCCAGTagattttcattgcatttcattCAAAAAACTCTTAAAAAACACAGCCAAAGTCTAAATTCCAAAACTCAATCCAAAACCAACGAGAAGTTTCTGTTCCCTTACTCGCGAGCGCCATCTACTCACTCGCCAGAAAGAAAACTCTCAGCCGCGGGCTAGCCAGCCACTGCGCAGACTCAACTCGAACGCAATTTCCGCTCCCTCTTCGCATtcagccaaagaaaaacagagacagcGCCTGAGAGCAGACACGAAGCAACGCTTGAAGGATAAACAAccagcaaacagaacagagccaGAACCCCCATAAAACACTTTAATTGTGGGGACCAAACATTTGACGTAAATCCAAACATTTGCCAACCTTTTGCAGGGGATTTCGCCTGCTCTTTTTTAATGTCAAAgagcataaaaaatatatatgaatgAATGCGAATGCCCGTTGAAATATTATCCATAAATTGACAAAcgtaaaaaaatattaataaagaTTTTGTGCAGCGTAAAACTGATTGCGTGGCACTTAAATTTTAACGGCACGGCTTTAGCAACCGAATTGAGGAATTACTTTCCTCCTTTTTGGGCTCCATATCGTTGTATCCTTTGGCGCGCTTAAGCGAGCCATGAAATATGCATGAGAATCAGTCTGACTGACCCTCTGCACGGATGCAGGGGCGTCAGCTGTCCGACAAGGCCAAAAGTCGTCGAACTGTGAAAGCGGCTCAGAGCCAACTCTCAACAATTcgcaatggaaaatatttccatatgctgAGTGTAAAAGTATTTCGCAAATATGTACCCGCGCGCGCTCTTTGAGAactttattaatattatttttatgattattattgcGGCTGAGGACTCAGACCAGGCTCCGCACTGCGGACTGAACTCGCACGTGATCTGGCATAAttaccgaccgaccgaccagcGCGTCCAGTCCTGTCCGAAATTGCCGTAGCCAATCGCTAtgataataaaaatacataaatgccagggacacaacacacacggaagcagcagcagcagccgggtCGACACGCTGCACAGcgacaatattttaattaagttaattaagcaattttttatttgcccaTAACCAGGTGAGGCGGAGGCTGATGCTGCCTCTGTCCTCTTCCCATTGTTTGCCCTGTGATGGACTCAAACGGATCTACTCGAGCAGTGTGCGGGCCCTCAATGAATGCTGGAATTAAACCCAAAAGGCATTATCAGTGGAGTTCAAACAGAGCTGGTTCAGGGTTCATTGAGCACTTGAAGTCGTGGGGGAAGCCTTTAAAGAAATTCCCTGAAAATTTGCAGATTTTTcaaagtattttttgttggcatcAAAGAGTCCTACTGGCCTGTCCATTGATGCCTCTATTTTACATGCTTTACAGTCTCTTTTCTCATAATTGTAATCTTCAATTAGTTAAGAAGCAACTCAAATAATCTATCATCGCcagcatttaatttcaaatgttaatcatttctgtgtgtgttttgtgcaatttaaatttgtctttttctttgtgcagAATTGTTGGGGTACTATTGTTGGGGGCCTAGAATTTCTATTGCTTTTATGTCTATGgttgtgtgaatgtgtgttgCTTATTTGCTAATTTGTAAACTTGCATTTAACCGCTCTTGAAGAGCAGCACGGCCACCTGGCCCAAATAGAAGTAAATGAAGTGACGCGTCTCGTGGGTCACATACGAGCCGAAGTTGCGGCCAACGATGACGTGCCAGGTGGGATTGTACTTCTTGTCGAACTCCTTCTTGATGTAGGCGGCAATGTCCTTCTCGATGTTGAACTTCTCCAAGGCCGCGGTGGACACGTCCACGGCATCCTGCTGCATTTCCTCGCTCATGTCTGCATTTTTGATCACTGCCTTGCGGTCCGACATGGTTTCAGCTTTATTTGTTCAAAGCGCTTCCCTGAGCTGTACAAATCCATGGTTTATTATTGCCACACACTCAATTATGTGCCCTTATGTTCGGGCACATTCTTCTTACcagttgttgc
The sequence above is a segment of the Drosophila subobscura isolate 14011-0131.10 chromosome U, UCBerk_Dsub_1.0, whole genome shotgun sequence genome. Coding sequences within it:
- the LOC117901148 gene encoding dynein light chain 1, cytoplasmic, which encodes MSDRKAVIKNADMSEEMQQDAVDVSTAALEKFNIEKDIAAYIKKEFDKKYNPTWHVIVGRNFGSYVTHETRHFIYFYLGQVAVLLFKSG